A region from the Salidesulfovibrio onnuriiensis genome encodes:
- a CDS encoding nucleobase:cation symporter-2 family protein, translated as MSQESSCNYKEFELIYGLNDNPPMKDALFAALQHFLAMFIGIMTPPIIISGALGMSPQMSAYMISMALFVSGVATFIQARKFGPLGSGMLSIQGTSFAFLSTIISIGMGVIGKGGSPEEAVATICGVALVGSIIQMTCSRFLPMLRKVFPPLVSGIVVTMIGLSLIKVGIIDFGGGFAAMGDGSFGSIKNLCLGGLVLAIIVVLNRSKRPFVRISSVAIGLLVGYAISAAMGDVNFSQLEKVQMVSIPMPFKYGIGFDWSGFILMAFLYIITIVESIGDLTATAMLSNKPVKGPEYIKTISGGVLADGFNSALAAVFNTFPNTTFSQNNGVIQLTGVASRYVGFYIAGLLVLVGIFPIVGGIFSLIPKPVLGGATLILFGSVAAAGVKIMASQAITRRAMLIMALSFGTGLGVVFAPDIVKQLPAFAQTIFGSAITTGGFTAIIANLVLPMDVDDVEHHEMEAVCEDA; from the coding sequence ATGAGTCAGGAGTCCAGTTGTAACTACAAAGAGTTCGAGCTGATATACGGCTTGAACGACAACCCGCCGATGAAGGACGCGCTGTTCGCTGCCCTGCAGCATTTCCTGGCCATGTTCATCGGCATCATGACACCGCCCATCATCATCAGTGGTGCGTTGGGCATGTCTCCCCAGATGAGCGCGTACATGATCAGCATGGCGCTGTTTGTCTCGGGCGTGGCCACCTTCATCCAGGCCAGGAAATTCGGCCCGCTCGGTTCCGGGATGCTCAGCATCCAGGGCACCAGCTTCGCGTTCCTGAGCACCATCATTTCCATCGGCATGGGCGTCATCGGCAAGGGCGGCAGCCCCGAGGAAGCCGTGGCCACCATCTGCGGCGTGGCCCTGGTGGGTTCGATCATCCAGATGACCTGCTCCCGCTTCCTGCCCATGCTGCGCAAGGTCTTCCCGCCCCTGGTCAGCGGCATCGTCGTGACCATGATCGGGCTCTCCCTGATCAAGGTGGGCATCATCGACTTCGGCGGAGGATTCGCCGCCATGGGCGACGGCTCCTTCGGCTCCATCAAGAACCTGTGCCTGGGCGGCCTGGTCCTGGCCATCATCGTGGTCCTGAACCGCAGCAAGCGGCCCTTCGTGCGCATCAGCTCCGTGGCCATCGGCCTGCTGGTGGGCTACGCCATTTCCGCCGCCATGGGCGACGTGAACTTCTCCCAGCTGGAAAAGGTCCAGATGGTGTCCATCCCCATGCCCTTCAAGTACGGCATCGGCTTTGACTGGAGCGGATTCATACTCATGGCCTTCCTGTACATCATCACCATAGTGGAATCCATCGGCGACCTGACCGCCACGGCCATGCTTTCCAACAAGCCGGTCAAGGGCCCCGAATACATCAAGACCATTTCCGGCGGCGTGCTGGCGGACGGCTTCAACTCCGCCCTGGCAGCCGTGTTCAACACCTTCCCCAACACCACCTTCAGCCAGAACAACGGCGTCATCCAGCTCACGGGCGTGGCCAGCCGCTATGTGGGCTTCTACATCGCGGGCCTCCTGGTGCTGGTGGGCATCTTCCCCATCGTGGGCGGTATCTTCTCCCTGATACCCAAGCCCGTGCTGGGCGGGGCGACCCTGATCCTGTTCGGTTCTGTGGCCGCAGCGGGCGTCAAGATCATGGCTTCCCAGGCCATCACCAGGCGCGCCATGCTCATCATGGCCCTGTCCTTCGGCACGGGCCTGGGCGTGGTCTTCGCGCCGGACATCGTCAAGCAGCTGCCCGCGTTCGCCCAGACCATCTTCGGCTCCGCCATCACCACCGGCGGGTTCACGGCCATCATCGCCAACCTGGTGCTGCCCATGGACGTGGACGACGTGGAACACCACGAAATGGAAGCCGTCTGCGAAGACGCATAA
- a CDS encoding XdhC family aldehyde oxidoreductase maturation factor yields MIERHILKQLQAGRTVALATIMDKSGSAPRLPGSKMFLDQDGALHDTIGGGKMEYESLAACREILDGGAPRMLHFDMTVLGPDRDADMICGGILNVLIERITPELAAQYELALECARKGSRGVWVVDITEEQNPQRSFVDMTENKQPMPGLDLKSVMRGRSTKLLHDEHRTFLVDPLPKSGTLVLFGGGHVSRAVAELASGVGFDVKVVDDREEFSNAERFPMARAALVIPDFENAGEAMELDDESFAVIMTRGHAHDRDVLAQVLRSPARYIGMIGSIPKRNATYKQLLERGFTEEELARVHCPIGLKIGAETPEEIAVSILAELIAARAGKI; encoded by the coding sequence ATGATCGAACGACATATACTCAAACAGCTTCAGGCGGGCCGGACCGTCGCCCTTGCCACCATCATGGACAAGAGCGGCTCGGCCCCCCGCCTTCCGGGCTCCAAGATGTTCCTGGACCAGGACGGCGCCCTTCACGACACCATCGGCGGCGGCAAGATGGAATACGAATCCCTTGCCGCCTGCCGCGAGATTCTCGACGGCGGCGCGCCGCGCATGCTCCATTTCGACATGACCGTTCTCGGCCCGGACAGGGACGCGGACATGATCTGCGGCGGCATCCTGAACGTGCTCATCGAGCGCATCACCCCGGAGCTGGCCGCCCAGTACGAGCTGGCCCTGGAATGCGCGCGCAAGGGATCGCGCGGGGTCTGGGTGGTGGACATCACCGAGGAACAGAACCCGCAGCGCAGCTTCGTGGACATGACCGAGAACAAGCAGCCCATGCCCGGCCTGGACCTCAAGTCGGTCATGCGCGGCCGGAGCACCAAGCTGCTGCACGACGAACACCGGACCTTCCTGGTGGACCCGCTGCCCAAGAGCGGCACCCTGGTCCTTTTCGGCGGCGGGCATGTTTCCCGGGCCGTGGCCGAGCTGGCCTCCGGCGTGGGCTTCGACGTCAAGGTGGTGGACGACCGCGAGGAATTCTCCAATGCCGAGCGCTTCCCCATGGCCCGGGCCGCCCTGGTCATCCCGGACTTCGAGAACGCCGGCGAGGCCATGGAGCTGGACGACGAAAGCTTTGCCGTGATCATGACCCGGGGCCACGCCCATGACCGGGACGTGCTGGCCCAGGTGCTGCGCAGCCCCGCCCGGTACATCGGCATGATCGGCAGCATCCCCAAGCGCAACGCGACCTACAAGCAGCTGCTGGAACGGGGATTCACCGAAGAGGAGCTGGCCCGGGTGCACTGCCCCATCGGACTCAAGATCGGGGCCGAAACCCCCGAGGAGATCGCGGTCAGCATTCTCGCGGAACTCATTGCGGCGCGGGCGGGCAAGATTTAG
- the yqeC gene encoding selenium cofactor biosynthesis protein YqeC — protein sequence MLLQSIAELVNPGDKVISITGAGGKTSLMYLLANELADSGKRVITTTTTRIVPPHRDQTGGLVLKIRNANFLKRIKSRLDKARHVTAAYRTLHAMNKLEGLDPIQAQELPDQAAAAHIVIEADGAARKPLKAPADHEPVVPPLTSLHIGVMGLDSIGMPLDDEHVFRPERIAEIAGVQVGDTVTPDVLAHLAVHELGAFKGCPEGARKVLVLNKADRTGSEEQAHEVIRAARELPGGQPDTWIIASVKQKQFELIF from the coding sequence ATGCTGCTCCAATCCATTGCCGAATTGGTCAACCCCGGCGACAAGGTCATCTCCATCACCGGAGCCGGGGGCAAGACCTCTCTCATGTATTTGCTGGCCAATGAACTGGCGGACTCGGGAAAACGGGTCATCACCACCACGACCACCCGCATCGTGCCGCCCCACCGGGACCAGACCGGCGGGCTGGTGCTCAAAATCCGCAACGCCAACTTTCTCAAACGCATCAAGAGCCGTCTGGACAAGGCGCGCCATGTCACGGCCGCCTACCGGACCCTGCACGCCATGAACAAGCTGGAGGGGCTGGACCCCATCCAGGCCCAGGAGCTGCCCGACCAGGCGGCGGCGGCCCACATCGTCATCGAGGCGGACGGCGCGGCAAGGAAGCCGCTCAAGGCCCCGGCCGATCACGAGCCCGTGGTGCCGCCCCTGACCTCGCTGCACATCGGGGTCATGGGTCTGGATTCCATCGGCATGCCCCTGGACGACGAGCACGTGTTCCGGCCCGAGCGCATCGCCGAGATCGCGGGCGTGCAGGTCGGCGACACCGTCACCCCGGACGTGCTGGCGCATCTGGCCGTGCACGAATTGGGGGCCTTCAAGGGCTGCCCCGAGGGCGCGCGCAAGGTGCTGGTGCTCAACAAGGCCGACCGGACCGGCTCCGAAGAGCAGGCCCACGAGGTCATCCGGGCCGCCCGCGAACTGCCCGGCGGCCAGCCCGACACCTGGATCATCGCTTCGGTCAAACAGAAGCAGTTTGAACTGATCTTTTAG
- a CDS encoding NCS2 family permease translates to MMSVQDFLEKRFNLSKCGTNPKTEMTAGVTTFMTMAYILAVNPGILSAAGMDPAAVFGATALSAFIATLFMAFAANMPFALAPGMGLNAFFAFTVVQVMGYTWQFALTAVFLEGIIFLILTATNLREAIVNCIPLPIKHAISAGIGLFIAFIGFKNAGIVVSHPATLVTLGNMISGPALVCVSGLIITGILIAKKVKGALLFGILASTVIGIFCGVTDLAHFDMSAMFKMPDMSPILFQLDFHQIFTFDMALVLMTFLFVDMFDTVGTLVGVASKACMLDENGCVPRAKQALFADAIGTTLGALMGTSTVTTYVESAAGVAEGGRTGLTALTVAILFGLALFVAPLFLLIPGAATAPTLIIVGLFMMTPIKNIDLEEYTDSIPAFLTIVMMPFTFSIAEGIVFGMMSYVLLKLLTGRQKEIPVLAYFLFVLFIGKFMMH, encoded by the coding sequence ATGATGTCTGTCCAAGACTTTTTGGAAAAACGGTTCAACCTGTCAAAATGCGGCACGAACCCCAAAACGGAAATGACCGCGGGCGTGACCACATTCATGACCATGGCCTACATCCTGGCCGTCAACCCGGGAATCCTGTCCGCAGCGGGCATGGATCCGGCAGCGGTCTTCGGGGCCACCGCCCTTTCCGCCTTCATCGCCACCCTGTTCATGGCCTTTGCGGCCAACATGCCGTTCGCCCTTGCTCCGGGCATGGGCCTCAACGCCTTCTTCGCCTTCACCGTCGTGCAGGTCATGGGCTACACGTGGCAGTTCGCCCTCACCGCGGTCTTCCTGGAAGGTATCATCTTCCTGATCCTGACCGCCACCAACCTGCGTGAGGCCATCGTCAACTGCATCCCGCTGCCCATCAAGCACGCAATCTCGGCCGGTATCGGATTGTTCATCGCGTTCATCGGCTTCAAAAATGCGGGCATCGTGGTCTCCCATCCCGCCACCCTGGTGACCCTGGGCAACATGATTTCCGGCCCGGCCCTGGTGTGCGTGTCCGGCCTGATCATCACCGGCATCCTCATCGCCAAGAAGGTCAAGGGCGCACTGCTCTTCGGCATCCTGGCCTCCACGGTCATCGGCATCTTCTGCGGCGTCACCGACCTGGCCCACTTCGACATGTCCGCCATGTTCAAGATGCCCGACATGTCCCCGATCCTGTTCCAGCTGGACTTCCACCAGATCTTCACCTTCGACATGGCCCTGGTCCTGATGACCTTCCTGTTCGTGGACATGTTCGATACCGTGGGCACCCTGGTGGGCGTGGCCTCCAAGGCCTGCATGCTGGATGAGAACGGCTGCGTGCCCCGCGCCAAGCAGGCCCTGTTCGCAGACGCCATCGGCACCACCCTCGGCGCACTGATGGGCACCTCCACCGTGACCACCTACGTGGAATCCGCGGCGGGCGTGGCCGAAGGCGGCCGCACCGGCCTGACCGCCCTGACCGTGGCCATCCTTTTCGGCCTGGCCCTGTTCGTGGCTCCCCTGTTCCTGCTGATCCCGGGCGCCGCCACCGCACCGACCCTGATCATCGTCGGCCTGTTCATGATGACCCCCATCAAGAACATCGACCTGGAAGAATACACCGACTCCATCCCGGCCTTCCTGACCATCGTCATGATGCCGTTCACCTTCTCCATCGCCGAAGGCATCGTCTTCGGCATGATGTCCTACGTGCTGCTCAAGCTGCTGACCGGACGCCAGAAGGAAATTCCGGTGCTTGCCTACTTCCTGTTCGTCCTGTTCATTGGTAAGTTCATGATGCACTAG
- a CDS encoding 5'-deoxyadenosine deaminase yields MTSILIKNGTVVTMNPGREILRETDIYVENDRIREIGPGLAHDADEVIDATGRIVIPGLIQTHIHLTQTLFRGLADDLELMDWLKMRIWPLEAAHAFETNAISARIGIAEMLMGGTTCILDMGTVNHFDAIAETVRDTGFRAFLGKCMMDHGDEVPAGLMEDTQSSLRESVAALEKWHESANGRIKYAFAPRFVVSCTEKLMLKVQEMSDHHGVMIHTHASENRGEIALVEQERGMRNILYLDKIGMAHDKLVLAHCIWLDEEEKRIIADKGIRVAHCPSCNMKLASGIAEIPELLAMGASVSIGADGAPCNNNLDMFREMRHAALLQKVRLLSPTAMPADMVLELATLGGARALHMEDELGSIEPGKKADLAIVDLNKIHATPNCDRDPVSQLVYTATAQDVTHTLVDGRVLMRERKLTSIDLEQTIADGNSLCMDILKKDNICKLFQ; encoded by the coding sequence ATGACAAGCATTCTGATCAAGAACGGCACGGTGGTGACCATGAACCCGGGCCGCGAAATACTCCGCGAAACAGACATCTACGTGGAGAACGACCGCATCCGGGAGATAGGCCCGGGCCTGGCCCACGACGCGGACGAAGTCATCGACGCGACCGGGCGCATCGTCATCCCCGGCCTGATCCAGACCCACATCCACCTGACCCAGACCCTGTTCCGGGGCCTGGCCGACGACCTGGAGCTCATGGACTGGCTCAAAATGCGCATCTGGCCCCTGGAGGCGGCGCACGCCTTCGAGACCAACGCCATCTCCGCCCGCATCGGCATCGCCGAGATGCTCATGGGCGGCACCACCTGCATCCTGGACATGGGCACCGTGAACCACTTCGACGCCATTGCCGAAACCGTGCGCGACACGGGTTTCCGCGCCTTCCTGGGCAAGTGCATGATGGACCACGGGGACGAGGTTCCCGCAGGACTCATGGAGGATACGCAGTCCTCCCTGCGCGAATCCGTGGCCGCCCTGGAAAAGTGGCATGAGTCCGCCAACGGCCGCATCAAGTACGCCTTTGCCCCGCGCTTCGTGGTTTCCTGCACCGAAAAGCTCATGCTCAAGGTACAGGAAATGTCGGATCACCACGGCGTGATGATCCACACCCATGCCTCGGAAAACCGGGGCGAGATCGCCCTGGTGGAGCAGGAGCGCGGCATGCGCAACATCCTCTACCTGGACAAGATCGGCATGGCCCATGACAAGCTGGTCCTGGCCCACTGCATCTGGCTGGACGAGGAGGAAAAGCGCATCATCGCGGACAAGGGCATCCGCGTGGCCCACTGCCCGAGCTGCAACATGAAGCTGGCCTCGGGCATCGCCGAGATCCCCGAGCTGCTGGCCATGGGCGCGAGCGTCTCCATCGGGGCGGACGGCGCGCCGTGCAACAACAATCTTGACATGTTCCGGGAGATGCGTCATGCAGCCCTCCTCCAGAAGGTGCGTCTGCTTTCGCCCACGGCAATGCCCGCGGACATGGTCCTCGAGCTGGCCACGCTGGGCGGCGCGCGGGCCCTGCACATGGAAGACGAACTGGGCAGCATCGAACCGGGCAAGAAGGCCGACCTGGCCATCGTGGACCTGAACAAGATCCACGCCACCCCGAACTGCGACCGGGACCCGGTCTCCCAGCTGGTCTATACGGCCACGGCACAGGACGTGACCCACACCCTGGTGGACGGCCGCGTGCTCATGCGCGAAAGAAAATTGACAAGCATCGATCTGGAGCAGACAATCGCCGACGGCAACAGCCTGTGCATGGATATCCTCAAGAAGGACAACATCTGCAAACTCTTCCAGTAA
- a CDS encoding uracil-xanthine permease family protein, producing MSQDSSSTSTKFKLIYELNDKPPVPQSVFAALQHFLAMFVGIMTPTIIISNTLGMSLEMSAYLISMALFVSGLATFIQARKFGPVGSGMLSIQGTSFAFLTTIIAIGSGIIDNGGTPEKAVATICGVCLAGTLIQMTCSRILPFLRKVFPPLVSGIVVTMIGLSLIKTGIIDLGGGFSSMKDGSFGSLENLGLGMFVLVTIIVLNRSKRPFVRISSVAIGLLVGYAAATLMGLVDFSKIGKLSMVAIPVPFKYGIGFDWSAFVLIGFLYIIQIVESIGDLTATAMLSNKPVNGPEYIKTISGGVLGDGVNCALAATFNTFPCTTFSQNNGVIQLTGVASRHVGFYIAGILVLVGIFPVVGGIFSLIPKPVLGGATLILFGSVAAAGIKIVATEALTRRRMLILALSFGTGLGVTFAPEILNALPAFPKTVLSSPVSIGGFTAIIANLVLPDEAPAEEEQVDLTAAWIAQRS from the coding sequence ATGAGTCAGGATTCCAGTTCCACCAGCACCAAGTTCAAACTCATCTACGAGCTGAACGACAAGCCTCCTGTGCCCCAATCCGTATTTGCTGCCCTGCAGCATTTCCTGGCCATGTTCGTGGGCATCATGACGCCCACCATCATCATCAGCAATACGCTGGGAATGTCCCTTGAAATGAGCGCCTACCTGATCAGCATGGCGCTGTTCGTCTCCGGCCTGGCCACCTTTATCCAGGCCAGGAAATTCGGCCCGGTTGGTTCCGGCATGCTCAGCATCCAGGGAACCAGCTTCGCCTTTCTGACCACCATCATCGCCATAGGTTCCGGCATCATCGACAACGGCGGCACGCCCGAAAAGGCCGTGGCCACCATCTGCGGCGTCTGCCTGGCGGGCACCCTGATACAGATGACCTGTTCCCGGATCCTGCCCTTTCTTCGGAAGGTCTTTCCCCCGCTGGTCAGCGGCATCGTCGTGACCATGATCGGCCTGTCTCTCATCAAGACCGGGATCATCGACCTGGGCGGCGGATTCAGCTCCATGAAAGACGGGAGTTTCGGGTCCCTGGAAAACCTGGGGCTGGGCATGTTCGTGCTCGTGACGATCATCGTGCTCAACCGCAGCAAGCGCCCCTTCGTGCGCATCAGCTCCGTGGCCATCGGCCTGCTGGTGGGTTATGCGGCGGCCACCCTGATGGGGCTTGTGGATTTCTCCAAGATCGGCAAGTTGAGCATGGTCGCCATTCCGGTGCCCTTCAAATACGGCATCGGCTTCGACTGGAGCGCCTTCGTGCTCATCGGCTTCCTGTATATCATCCAGATTGTGGAATCCATCGGAGACCTCACGGCCACGGCCATGCTCTCCAACAAACCGGTCAACGGTCCGGAATATATCAAGACCATTTCCGGCGGAGTGCTGGGGGATGGGGTCAACTGTGCACTGGCCGCCACCTTCAACACTTTCCCGTGCACCACCTTCAGCCAGAACAACGGCGTCATCCAGCTCACTGGGGTGGCCAGTCGCCATGTGGGCTTCTACATCGCGGGCATCCTGGTGCTGGTGGGCATCTTCCCCGTTGTGGGCGGAATCTTCTCCCTGATTCCCAAGCCCGTGCTCGGCGGAGCAACCCTGATCCTGTTCGGATCCGTGGCCGCCGCGGGCATCAAGATAGTGGCGACAGAGGCCCTGACCCGGCGGCGCATGCTCATTCTGGCCCTGTCCTTCGGCACCGGGCTGGGCGTGACCTTTGCGCCGGAAATCCTGAACGCCCTGCCGGCGTTCCCGAAAACGGTCCTTTCCTCCCCGGTCAGCATCGGCGGATTCACCGCCATCATCGCCAACCTGGTGTTGCCGGACGAGGCTCCGGCAGAGGAGGAACAGGTCGACCTCACGGCTGCCTGGATCGCCCAGCGGTCCTGA
- the xdhC gene encoding xanthine dehydrogenase subunit XdhC, with the protein MKKQTINLTVNGKEFTLDVDVRKSLADVLREQGFTSVKQGCGVGECGACTVLVDDVAVDSCIFLAMWANGKKVRTTEGECKNGKLSPVQQAYVEAGAVQCGFCTPGLIMTTTSFLERNKGRKVTREEIRKGHAGNLCRCTGYETIVKAVESVVEVAEEE; encoded by the coding sequence ATGAAAAAACAGACCATCAATCTGACTGTCAACGGCAAGGAATTCACCCTGGACGTGGATGTCCGCAAATCCCTGGCCGACGTGCTGCGGGAACAGGGCTTCACCAGCGTCAAGCAGGGCTGCGGCGTGGGCGAATGCGGTGCGTGCACCGTGCTTGTGGACGACGTGGCCGTGGATTCCTGCATATTCCTGGCCATGTGGGCCAACGGCAAAAAGGTGCGCACCACCGAGGGCGAATGCAAGAACGGCAAGCTCTCCCCGGTGCAGCAGGCCTATGTGGAGGCCGGAGCCGTGCAGTGCGGCTTCTGCACCCCGGGCCTGATCATGACCACCACCTCCTTCCTGGAGCGCAACAAGGGCCGCAAGGTGACCCGCGAGGAGATCCGCAAGGGCCATGCCGGGAACCTGTGCCGCTGCACCGGCTACGAGACAATCGTCAAGGCCGTGGAAAGCGTCGTGGAGGTGGCCGAGGAGGAATAG
- the xdhB gene encoding xanthine dehydrogenase subunit XdhB — translation MFPIEKYHMAESIQDAVRALAEDEKARVIAGGTDVLIRLHEGHGDYRNLVDINNLDELREIRMDEQGNVIIGALASFTNIIEHEVVRAHVPVIGEAVNTVGGPQVRNRGTMGGNICNGAVSADSACAALVHEVDLVIENAEGERVESIIGFHTGPGRVSLKPGDLLKHFRVRPENYRDFGACYYKYAMREAMDIATIGCAAAVKLDGETISELRLAYTVSAPTPIRCATAEQAAKGKPLTAATLAEIAQAVEADVKPRTSWRASMEFRLHVIRTLAQRVTRQAAERAGGTFK, via the coding sequence ATGTTTCCGATCGAAAAATATCACATGGCCGAGAGCATCCAGGACGCTGTCCGGGCCCTGGCCGAGGACGAGAAGGCGCGGGTGATCGCCGGGGGCACGGACGTGCTCATCCGGCTGCACGAGGGCCACGGCGACTACCGCAACCTCGTGGACATCAACAACCTCGACGAACTGCGCGAGATCCGGATGGACGAGCAAGGCAACGTCATCATCGGCGCCCTGGCCTCCTTCACGAACATCATCGAGCACGAGGTGGTCCGCGCCCATGTGCCGGTCATCGGCGAGGCCGTGAACACCGTGGGCGGCCCCCAGGTGCGCAACCGGGGCACCATGGGCGGCAACATCTGCAACGGCGCGGTCTCCGCGGACAGCGCCTGCGCCGCACTGGTCCACGAGGTGGACCTGGTCATCGAAAACGCCGAGGGTGAACGCGTGGAATCCATCATCGGCTTCCACACCGGACCGGGCCGCGTCTCCCTGAAGCCGGGCGACCTGCTCAAGCATTTCCGCGTGCGCCCGGAAAACTACAGGGACTTCGGGGCCTGCTACTACAAATACGCCATGCGCGAGGCCATGGACATCGCCACCATCGGCTGCGCGGCCGCCGTGAAGCTCGACGGCGAAACCATCTCGGAACTGCGCCTGGCCTACACGGTCTCCGCGCCCACCCCGATCCGCTGCGCCACCGCCGAGCAGGCCGCCAAGGGCAAGCCGCTCACCGCCGCGACCCTGGCCGAGATCGCCCAGGCAGTGGAGGCGGACGTCAAACCGCGCACATCCTGGCGCGCCAGCATGGAATTCCGGCTGCATGTCATCCGGACCCTGGCCCAGCGCGTCACCCGTCAGGCCGCAGAACGCGCCGGAGGAACTTTCAAATGA